ctttttttctttttacaaaaaTGGAGATTCCATCATAAGATATTGCTATCACTAgtcaaaattaaaaatttatcattgatatacCATCAGCTGTCAAATTTATCAGATAAGGTTTCAAAGCCACACTAATATTCTGAATGTATGAACATCCTTAATCTAAATCACTATTCAGATAAGGTAAGTAGAAATAACTCAGCATTCATCAATCATACaccttaaaaaaaaagaaaaaagaaaaaagaaaagttctAAGCTCCTGTGTGTGTTCAGTGGAATGTGCTGAAAACTGTGAGACTCTTACATATACCTCATCTTCGGTAGCTTCACTTTCAATCCAATGGAACTCTCTtcacttcctctcttcttctgaaCTCACTATCGTCTTGCGTCCCCCTGAGAAGCTTCACAGATACAGTGTTGATGGAGAGGTACAGAGTAACAGCAAGTTTTCATGAAGATCTCCCTCAGAGGCCGACCAGCTTCCAAACAACCCCCTCTTTCGTCTCCCTCCCGCCCGCCTCCTCCTACCTCCGCCCCGCTGCCGCCGGCATCGCCCGCCGCGTCAGCCGCTGCGTTGACGACACCGAGATCAGCATCTTCGACGCCGAGCGCTACTTCAACGATGGCCACGACCCCATCGATCGGACCACAAGTCTCAACGGCGCCGCCGAAAGGCGCGACCTTTTGACCCGCCGGATAGGCTCCTTCGTCGCCTCGACCGTCGGCTCGTCCTCCTCGACGCTGACCGCCTCGTCGGAGGCCAGCTGGAACAGCCAGTGCGGCCTCCTATCCTGTTCGCCGGGCTCTGTTTCTGTCGCGATGAGAGCCTTGCCTTCGAAGGAACCCAGGAAGTCGCCGTCGTCCGCCGCCCGCCGCTTCTTCGCGCGGAGGTGCCCGTGCTCCGGCGGGAAGTCCGTCGACGTCGAAGACAAGTGCTCCGGTTTGGATATGAACACCTCTTCTACTGCTAAGAGTCTCCGCCTTAGGACAGGGGAAGTGGGTCTAAGCAGCTACCCGGAGAGAGAGAGCGCGATGCCGGAAGAGATCAAGAACGGTTTCGGTGTCGAGGAGATGATAAAGGTGAAGATAAATCCTGGAAATCGCCACAAAAATCCCAGCTTTTTCCGTAATTCCATCCAATTCTTGCCAGAGAGGCGATTTCCAGCCGAGATCGGTCGCCCAATGCTGAACTCTGGGATCCTATTCGGCGATTCCGGTGGGTTCTCCT
The window above is part of the Musa acuminata AAA Group cultivar baxijiao chromosome BXJ2-6, Cavendish_Baxijiao_AAA, whole genome shotgun sequence genome. Proteins encoded here:
- the LOC135615316 gene encoding protein PHYTOCHROME KINASE SUBSTRATE 4-like: MERYRVTASFHEDLPQRPTSFQTTPSFVSLPPASSYLRPAAAGIARRVSRCVDDTEISIFDAERYFNDGHDPIDRTTSLNGAAERRDLLTRRIGSFVASTVGSSSSTLTASSEASWNSQCGLLSCSPGSVSVAMRALPSKEPRKSPSSAARRFFARRCPCSGGKSVDVEDKCSGLDMNTSSTAKSLRLRTGEVGLSSYPERESAMPEEIKNGFGVEEMIKVKINPGNRHKNPSFFRNSIQFLPERRFPAEIGRPMLNSGILFGDSGGFSFPILNPISLTSAEEPPRESLEVFRPTKETAGDPPGFAYRAILKSPPEDDAASDASSDLFEIESFSTQTTCRPGGDSLDPHERLRRDLEEMPLPPSIAPSECYPPSEVSVEWSVTTAEGFDRASLANFSTSASDFGELRFSAATGGAPAGGRRRKCNGLLSCGNEKAVSVGPNPVRLAPSVRPHHVSRAMSHAVRTK